A window from Pseudomonas sp. MRSN 12121 encodes these proteins:
- the hemB gene encoding porphobilinogen synthase, translating to MSFTPANRLFPATRLRRNRRDDFSRRLVRENVLTTDDLILPVFVLDGENRREAVTSMPGVERLTIDLLLEEAAQWVELGIPALALFPVTPTELKSLDAAEAWNPDGIAQRATRALRERFPELGVITDVALDPFTTHGQDGILDEDGYVQNDITVDALVRQALSHAEAGAQVVAPSDMMDGRIQAIREALELAGHVNVRIMAYSAKYASAYYGPFREAVGSALNLGKANKASYQMDPANSHEALHEVAADLAEGADMVMVKPGMPYLDILFRVKDEFKVPTFVYQVSGEYAMHMAAIQNGWLSEGVILESLTAFKRAGADGILTYFAVRAAQLLREQK from the coding sequence GTGAGCTTTACCCCAGCCAACCGCTTGTTTCCTGCCACCCGCCTGCGCCGCAACCGTCGTGATGACTTCTCTCGTCGCCTGGTTCGTGAAAACGTCCTGACCACCGACGACCTGATCCTCCCGGTTTTTGTGCTCGATGGTGAGAATCGCCGGGAAGCGGTGACGTCGATGCCGGGAGTCGAGCGCCTGACCATCGACCTGTTGCTCGAAGAAGCGGCGCAGTGGGTCGAGCTGGGGATTCCCGCGCTGGCGCTGTTCCCGGTGACCCCGACCGAGCTCAAGTCGCTGGACGCCGCCGAAGCCTGGAACCCGGACGGTATCGCCCAGCGCGCCACCCGTGCGTTGCGCGAGCGTTTCCCGGAGCTTGGGGTGATCACCGACGTGGCGCTGGACCCGTTCACCACCCACGGCCAGGACGGCATTCTCGACGAAGACGGTTACGTGCAGAACGACATCACCGTCGATGCCCTGGTCAGGCAGGCGTTGTCCCATGCCGAAGCGGGAGCCCAGGTGGTGGCGCCTTCGGACATGATGGACGGCCGCATCCAGGCGATCCGCGAAGCCCTGGAGCTGGCCGGACACGTCAATGTGCGGATCATGGCCTACTCGGCCAAGTACGCCAGCGCCTACTATGGCCCGTTCCGCGAGGCGGTCGGTTCGGCGCTGAACCTGGGCAAGGCCAACAAGGCCTCCTACCAGATGGACCCGGCCAATAGCCATGAAGCCCTGCATGAAGTGGCCGCCGACCTCGCCGAGGGCGCGGACATGGTCATGGTCAAGCCGGGCATGCCGTACCTGGACATCCTTTTTCGGGTCAAGGATGAATTCAAGGTGCCGACCTTTGTCTATCAGGTCAGCGGCGAATACGCCATGCACATGGCGGCGATCCAGAATGGCTGGTTGAGCGAAGGGGTGATTCTCGAATCCTTGACCGCCTTTAAACGTGCGGGTGCCGATGGCATCCTGACCTACTTTGCCGTTCGTGCTGCTCAATTGTTACGAGAGCAAAAATAG
- a CDS encoding DedA family protein: MLQQFLQEFGYFALFLGTFFEGETILVLAGFLAFRGYMDINLVVVVAFFGSYAGDQLWYFLGRKHGRKLLARKPRWQMMGDRALEHIRKHPDIWVLSFRFVYGLRTVMPVAIGLSGYPPGRYLLLNGIGAAIWAAALAAAAYHFGAVLEGMLGSIKKYELWVLGALLVLGFALWLRRRFKNARLAKAIYEAEQVKQDASCKPKTPAE, encoded by the coding sequence ATGCTCCAACAATTTCTTCAGGAATTCGGCTACTTCGCCCTCTTTCTCGGCACGTTCTTCGAAGGCGAGACCATCCTGGTCCTGGCCGGTTTCCTCGCGTTTCGCGGATACATGGACATCAACCTGGTGGTGGTCGTGGCGTTCTTCGGCAGCTATGCCGGCGACCAGCTGTGGTACTTCCTGGGCCGCAAGCACGGGCGCAAGCTGCTGGCGCGCAAGCCACGCTGGCAGATGATGGGCGATCGGGCGCTGGAGCATATCCGCAAGCATCCGGACATCTGGGTACTGAGCTTTCGCTTCGTCTATGGCCTGCGCACGGTGATGCCGGTGGCCATCGGCCTGTCGGGGTATCCGCCGGGACGCTACCTGTTGCTCAACGGCATTGGCGCGGCGATCTGGGCCGCCGCCCTGGCCGCCGCGGCCTATCACTTCGGCGCGGTCCTGGAAGGCATGCTGGGCAGCATCAAGAAATACGAGCTGTGGGTGCTCGGCGCCTTGCTGGTCCTGGGCTTCGCCCTGTGGCTGCGACGCCGCTTCAAGAACGCGCGGCTGGCCAAGGCCATCTACGAAGCCGAACAGGTCAAGCAGGACGCCAGCTGCAAGCCTAAGACGCCAGCCGAGTAA
- a CDS encoding sterol desaturase family protein, protein MNFILYAVPFFFVLIALELLVDRWRGVSNYRVADAINSLSTGALSTTTGLLTKGVGLVTYAFALEHLSLFSLSADSAWTWVFAFVLYDLCYYWLHRMGHERNILWAAHSVHHQSEDYNLSTALRQTSTGFLLSWIFYLPMAVLGVPLLVFVSVGALNLLYQFWVHTRHIPKLGWFEWFFVSPSNHRAHHAQNALYMDRNYGGVFIIWDRLFGTFQEEDDNEPPVFGVTTPLASWNPVWANLQFYAQLLADARRAERYRDKLRIWFMRTGWRPADVAARYPMGKPDLALFRKFEVPLDVGQQLYVVLQFAVYAAFGSYLMTQGEQLPVAALVLGGGATTLGLFVLGVMLENRPWALKMELLRLASNLPLVWLAPLVGLWPASALGWVGLVSYSLLSGIALYGCRARLTRLAS, encoded by the coding sequence ATGAATTTCATTCTGTATGCGGTGCCGTTCTTCTTTGTGCTGATTGCCCTCGAACTGCTGGTCGACCGCTGGCGGGGGGTGAGCAACTATCGGGTCGCGGATGCGATCAACAGCCTCAGTACCGGGGCCTTGTCGACCACCACCGGGCTGCTGACCAAGGGCGTCGGGCTGGTGACCTACGCGTTTGCCCTGGAGCACCTGAGTCTGTTTAGCCTGTCGGCCGACAGCGCCTGGACCTGGGTATTCGCCTTTGTGCTCTACGACCTTTGCTACTACTGGCTGCACCGCATGGGGCATGAGCGCAACATCCTCTGGGCGGCGCATTCGGTGCACCACCAGAGCGAGGACTACAACCTGTCCACGGCATTGCGCCAGACCAGCACCGGTTTCTTGCTGAGCTGGATCTTCTATCTGCCGATGGCGGTGCTGGGGGTGCCGCTGCTGGTGTTCGTCAGCGTGGGCGCGTTGAACCTGCTGTACCAGTTCTGGGTGCATACCCGGCATATTCCCAAGCTGGGCTGGTTCGAGTGGTTTTTCGTCTCGCCGTCCAATCATCGGGCTCACCATGCGCAGAACGCTCTCTACATGGATCGCAACTACGGTGGCGTGTTCATTATTTGGGACCGTCTGTTCGGCACCTTCCAGGAGGAGGATGACAACGAGCCGCCGGTGTTCGGCGTCACCACGCCGCTGGCGAGCTGGAACCCGGTGTGGGCCAACCTGCAGTTCTACGCCCAGCTGCTGGCCGATGCGCGGCGTGCCGAGCGCTATCGGGACAAGCTGAGGATCTGGTTCATGCGGACCGGCTGGCGCCCGGCGGATGTGGCGGCCAGATACCCGATGGGCAAGCCGGACCTTGCCCTGTTCCGCAAGTTCGAGGTGCCGCTGGATGTCGGGCAACAGCTCTATGTGGTGCTGCAATTCGCGGTATACGCGGCTTTTGGCAGTTACCTGATGACGCAGGGCGAACAACTGCCGGTCGCCGCCCTGGTACTGGGCGGGGGCGCCACGACCCTGGGGCTGTTCGTGCTGGGGGTGATGCTGGAGAACCGCCCGTGGGCGCTGAAGATGGAGTTGCTGCGGCTGGCATCGAACCTGCCGCTGGTGTGGCTCGCGCCCCTGGTCGGGCTATGGCCGGCCAGCGCTTTGGGCTGGGTCGGCCTGGTCAGCTACAGCCTGCTCAGCGGCATCGCGCTGTATGGCTGTCGGGCCCGCCTTACTCGGCTGGCGTCTTAG
- the elbB gene encoding isoprenoid biosynthesis glyoxalase ElbB — protein sequence MSKKVAVILSGCGVYDGAEIHESVITLLRLDQRGAQVQCFAPNIAQLHVINHLTGEEMPESRNVLVESARIARGQVKDIREANAEDFDALIVPGGFGAAKNLSNFAIEGAGCAVQPDVLALTEAFAEAGKPVGLICISPALAAKIYGPGVTCTIGNDADTAAAVKKMGATHEECVVGDIIEDKARKLVSTPAYMLAQSIGEAAGGINKLVDRVLELTHDNDE from the coding sequence ATGAGCAAAAAAGTTGCAGTGATCCTTTCCGGCTGTGGCGTCTATGACGGCGCCGAGATCCATGAAAGCGTCATCACCCTGCTGCGCCTGGACCAGCGCGGCGCGCAGGTGCAGTGCTTCGCCCCCAACATCGCCCAGTTGCACGTGATCAACCACCTGACGGGCGAAGAGATGCCCGAGTCGCGCAATGTCCTGGTGGAGTCGGCGCGCATCGCCCGCGGTCAGGTGAAGGATATCCGCGAGGCCAACGCCGAAGACTTCGACGCGTTGATCGTCCCGGGCGGCTTCGGCGCGGCCAAGAACCTCTCCAACTTCGCCATCGAAGGCGCCGGCTGCGCGGTCCAGCCCGATGTCCTGGCGCTGACCGAAGCCTTCGCCGAAGCCGGCAAGCCGGTAGGCCTGATCTGCATCTCGCCGGCCCTGGCGGCGAAAATCTACGGGCCGGGCGTGACCTGCACCATTGGCAACGACGCCGACACCGCGGCCGCTGTGAAGAAAATGGGCGCCACCCACGAAGAGTGCGTCGTCGGCGACATCATCGAGGACAAGGCGCGCAAGCTGGTCAGCACCCCGGCCTATATGCTCGCGCAGTCCATCGGCGAAGCGGCGGGCGGGATCAACAAGCTGGTGGACCGGGTACTGGAACTCACCCACGACAACGACGAATGA
- a CDS encoding YaiI/YqxD family protein — protein MRVWIDADACPKAAKDQVVRFALKRQFELVLVAGQPQIKPAFACVKLIVVPSGPDAADDYLVEHAVPGELVICSDVPLADRLVKKGVAALDPRGKEFDAQNMGERLAVRNLFTDLREQGQVGGGQGPYGDREKQAFANALDRILTRLARQA, from the coding sequence ATGCGTGTGTGGATCGATGCCGATGCCTGCCCCAAGGCGGCGAAGGACCAGGTGGTGAGGTTTGCCCTCAAGCGCCAGTTCGAACTGGTGCTGGTGGCGGGGCAGCCGCAGATCAAGCCGGCGTTCGCCTGCGTCAAGTTGATCGTGGTGCCCAGCGGCCCGGATGCGGCCGACGACTATCTGGTGGAGCACGCCGTGCCGGGCGAGCTGGTGATCTGTAGCGACGTGCCCCTGGCCGACCGGCTGGTGAAGAAGGGCGTCGCCGCCCTCGATCCGCGGGGCAAGGAGTTCGACGCGCAGAACATGGGGGAGCGGCTGGCGGTGCGCAACCTGTTTACCGATCTGCGTGAGCAGGGGCAGGTGGGCGGGGGGCAGGGGCCGTATGGCGATCGGGAGAAGCAGGCTTTCGCCAATGCCCTGGACCGGATCCTGACGCGACTGGCGCGCCAGGCCTGA
- a CDS encoding cytochrome c/FTR1 family iron permease encodes MTAPSRFLAWLVLPVLALCSSNLLADTVEGAPKALHLLDYIGADYPPTVEAGKVIDESEYREQVEFLGVLQGLIAELPAKPEKAELEQGVASLDSAIKARAEGAVVARQARQLGARLAVAYEVSQAPIITPDPSRGAPLYAQHCSVCHGDTGAGDGPAGVGLTPPPANLRDAARLDHLSLYAIYNTLGLGVEGTDMPSFADQLDDRQRWDLATYIAGFTADPAAAKGDKNYNLADLARQTPSEVEAVEGSQAVATFRAQRAQPPQVKRGPAQLLDYTASTLDKSLAAYRAGDREQAYDLSVAAYLEGFELVESSLDNVDSNVRKDSEKALMAYRQALQDGLPVAQAEQRLEAAKAKLKESAGLLGGDGLSWSLSYISGLLILLREGLEAILVLAAVLAFLRNTGQQSAVRSVNIGWGLALLAGLGTWALAAYVIDVSGSQRELLEGATALFASVMVLWLGVWMHDRRHAAAWQDYIKSSLVSGGGRFGFAVLAFFSVYRELFEVILFYETLWLQAGPAGHEAVLAGGATALVLLVGLAWVILRGSAKLPLTLFFGINAALLCALSVVFAGHGVKALQEAGIFGTRPVAFFDFDWLGIHADAYSLTAQAVAIVAIIVLYSRSRITEKRRAQVS; translated from the coding sequence ATGACTGCCCCCTCCCGTTTTCTGGCGTGGCTTGTACTGCCAGTATTGGCCCTGTGCAGCTCCAATCTGCTGGCAGACACCGTAGAAGGCGCGCCCAAGGCGCTGCATCTGCTCGACTACATTGGTGCGGATTATCCGCCGACGGTCGAGGCGGGCAAGGTGATCGACGAGTCCGAGTACCGCGAGCAGGTCGAATTCCTCGGCGTGTTGCAGGGGCTCATCGCCGAGTTGCCGGCCAAGCCGGAAAAGGCCGAGCTGGAGCAGGGCGTCGCCAGCCTGGACAGTGCGATCAAGGCCAGGGCCGAAGGCGCGGTCGTCGCTCGCCAGGCGCGGCAACTGGGGGCCAGGCTGGCGGTGGCCTATGAGGTCAGCCAGGCGCCGATCATCACTCCCGATCCGAGCCGTGGTGCGCCGCTGTATGCCCAGCACTGCTCGGTGTGCCATGGCGATACCGGCGCCGGCGACGGCCCGGCCGGGGTCGGCCTGACGCCGCCGCCCGCCAACCTGCGGGATGCGGCCCGCCTGGATCACCTGAGCCTCTACGCGATCTACAACACCCTTGGCCTGGGCGTCGAAGGCACCGACATGCCGTCCTTCGCCGATCAACTGGATGACCGGCAGCGCTGGGACCTGGCGACCTATATCGCCGGCTTCACCGCCGATCCGGCTGCTGCCAAAGGTGACAAGAACTACAACCTCGCCGACCTGGCCCGCCAGACGCCGAGCGAGGTAGAGGCCGTCGAAGGCTCGCAGGCCGTGGCCACGTTCCGCGCCCAGCGCGCCCAGCCGCCGCAGGTCAAGCGCGGCCCGGCGCAGTTGCTCGACTACACCGCCTCTACCCTGGACAAGAGCCTGGCCGCCTACCGCGCTGGCGACCGCGAGCAGGCCTATGACCTGTCGGTAGCGGCGTATCTGGAAGGCTTCGAGCTGGTGGAGAGCTCTCTGGACAACGTCGACAGCAACGTGCGCAAGGATTCGGAGAAGGCCTTGATGGCCTACCGCCAGGCGTTGCAGGACGGCTTGCCGGTAGCACAGGCCGAGCAGCGCCTGGAGGCCGCCAAGGCCAAGCTGAAGGAGTCCGCGGGCCTGTTGGGCGGCGATGGCTTGAGCTGGTCGCTGAGCTACATCTCCGGCTTGCTGATCCTGCTGCGCGAAGGCCTGGAGGCCATCCTGGTGCTGGCGGCGGTCCTGGCGTTCCTGCGGAACACCGGCCAGCAATCGGCGGTGCGCAGCGTCAATATCGGCTGGGGCCTGGCCTTGCTGGCCGGCCTGGGCACCTGGGCGCTGGCGGCCTACGTGATCGATGTCAGCGGCTCCCAGCGTGAACTGCTGGAAGGCGCCACGGCGCTGTTCGCCAGCGTCATGGTGCTGTGGCTCGGGGTGTGGATGCACGATCGCCGGCATGCGGCGGCCTGGCAGGACTACATCAAGAGCAGCCTGGTGAGCGGCGGCGGGCGTTTCGGTTTCGCGGTGCTGGCGTTCTTCTCGGTCTATCGCGAGCTGTTCGAAGTGATCCTGTTCTACGAAACCCTCTGGCTGCAGGCCGGCCCGGCGGGTCATGAGGCGGTGCTGGCCGGTGGCGCCACGGCGCTGGTGCTGCTGGTCGGCCTGGCCTGGGTGATCCTGCGCGGTTCGGCCAAGCTGCCGCTGACGCTGTTCTTCGGGATCAATGCGGCGTTGTTGTGTGCCTTGTCGGTGGTCTTCGCCGGGCATGGCGTCAAGGCGCTGCAAGAGGCCGGGATCTTCGGCACGCGGCCAGTGGCGTTCTTCGACTTCGACTGGCTGGGGATTCACGCCGACGCCTACTCGCTGACCGCCCAGGCGGTGGCGATCGTGGCGATCATCGTGCTCTACAGTCGCAGCCGCATCACCGAGAAGCGCCGGGCCCAGGTTTCCTGA
- a CDS encoding LysE family transporter, whose product MVLETWLAFFAACWVISLSPGAGAIASMSCGLQYGFWRGYWNALGLQLGLAMQIAIVAAGVGAILAASSTAFYAIKWFGVAYLVYLAVKQWRALPSDLSDDAAIRPIGKPLALVFRGFLVNISNPKALVFMLAVLPQFIDPHAPLVKQYLILGATMIAVDLIVMAGYTGLASKVLRLLRTPTQQRRMNRTFAGLFLGAAGLLATIRKAPV is encoded by the coding sequence ATGGTTCTTGAGACATGGCTGGCATTTTTTGCCGCCTGCTGGGTGATCAGCCTTTCCCCTGGAGCCGGCGCCATTGCGTCGATGTCCTGTGGCCTGCAATACGGTTTCTGGCGCGGCTACTGGAACGCCCTGGGCCTGCAACTGGGCCTGGCGATGCAGATCGCGATTGTCGCCGCCGGCGTGGGAGCGATTCTCGCGGCCTCCTCGACAGCCTTTTACGCGATCAAATGGTTCGGCGTGGCGTACCTGGTCTACCTCGCCGTCAAGCAATGGCGCGCACTGCCCAGCGACCTGAGTGACGACGCCGCGATCCGCCCGATCGGCAAGCCCCTGGCCCTGGTGTTCCGCGGGTTCCTGGTCAACATCAGCAACCCCAAGGCGCTGGTGTTCATGCTGGCGGTGCTGCCGCAGTTCATCGATCCGCACGCGCCTCTGGTGAAGCAGTACCTGATCCTCGGCGCGACCATGATCGCCGTCGACCTGATCGTGATGGCCGGCTACACCGGGCTGGCCTCGAAGGTGCTGCGCCTGCTGCGTACGCCGACCCAGCAGCGCCGCATGAACCGCACGTTCGCCGGGCTGTTCCTGGGGGCTGCCGGGCTGCTGGCAACGATCCGCAAAGCGCCGGTCTGA
- a CDS encoding mechanosensitive ion channel family protein, protein MEAFKLPLPAEWIEPLWIAVQILLILLAGYLAQRFVARGLTRLGERYPFPPQLLMPLRGGLRWLIMGSALIFVLGRLGVSATVLWTALSGFVAVAAVAFFAMWSVLSNLLCAILIFTVGPFRIGDVVELVDTLDKPGIKGRVVAINLLYTSLIEAEEAGTGGAMVQVPNSLFFQRSVRRWRGSDVVSVGSGEK, encoded by the coding sequence ATGGAGGCCTTCAAGTTGCCGTTGCCGGCCGAGTGGATCGAGCCGCTGTGGATCGCCGTGCAGATCCTGCTGATCTTGCTGGCCGGCTACCTCGCCCAGCGTTTTGTCGCGCGTGGCCTGACTCGCCTGGGCGAACGTTATCCCTTTCCGCCGCAGTTGCTGATGCCGCTGCGCGGAGGCCTGCGCTGGCTGATCATGGGCAGCGCGCTGATTTTCGTCCTGGGCCGGCTCGGGGTCTCGGCGACGGTGCTGTGGACCGCGCTTTCCGGCTTTGTCGCGGTGGCGGCGGTGGCGTTCTTCGCCATGTGGAGCGTGCTGTCCAACCTGCTCTGCGCGATTCTGATCTTCACCGTGGGCCCATTCCGCATCGGTGATGTGGTCGAACTGGTGGACACCCTCGACAAGCCGGGCATCAAGGGCCGGGTGGTGGCGATCAATCTGCTGTACACCTCGCTGATCGAAGCCGAGGAAGCCGGAACCGGCGGGGCGATGGTCCAGGTGCCCAATAGCCTGTTCTTCCAGCGTTCGGTGCGGCGCTGGCGCGGCAGCGATGTGGTATCGGTGGGCAGCGGCGAGAAGTAG
- a CDS encoding ATP-binding cassette domain-containing protein, whose product MIRLQNLTLQRGPQRLLEDAELTLHAGQKAGLIGANGAGKSSLFALLRGELHPDSGDCFLPADWRIAHMRQEVDTLERLAVDYVLDGDLRLRQVQRDLAAAEAAHDGTALARLHAELDSADGYTADARARKLLAGLGFSNEQMDRQVGDFSGGWRMRLNLAQALMCPSDLLLLDEPTNHLDLDAILWLEDWLKGYPGTLLLISHDRDFLDAVVDHVAHVDQRKLTLYRGGYSAFERARAERLAQQQQAYEKQQAQRAHMEKYIARFKAQATKARQAQSRIKALERMEELSAAHVDSPFDFVFRESEKISSPLLDLSDARLGYGEKTVLEKVKLQLTPGARIGLLGPNGAGKSTLIKNLSGELSPLGGRLTRGENTVVGYFAQHQLDSLDAKASPLLHLQRLAPTEREQTLRDFLGGFDFRGARIDEPVLNFSGGEKARLALALIAWGRPNLLLLDEPTNHLDLEMRLALTMALQEFSGAVLVVSHDRHLLKSTTDNFFLVADGKVEEFDGDLDDYARWLVDYRLRNAPASTGPVNPDKTDKKAQRQAAAALRQQLAPHKRAADKLESELGKVHERLAQIETSLGDSGLYEAARKDELRDLLAEQARLKVREGELEEAWMEALELLESMQAELEALS is encoded by the coding sequence ATGATTCGACTTCAGAACCTGACTTTACAGCGTGGTCCGCAGCGTCTGCTAGAAGACGCCGAGCTGACCCTGCACGCCGGCCAGAAAGCCGGTCTGATCGGTGCCAACGGCGCCGGCAAATCCAGCCTGTTCGCCTTGCTGCGCGGCGAGTTGCACCCGGATTCGGGTGACTGCTTCCTGCCGGCCGACTGGCGTATCGCCCACATGCGCCAGGAGGTCGATACCCTCGAGCGGCTGGCGGTCGACTACGTGCTCGATGGCGACCTGCGTCTGCGCCAGGTGCAGCGCGACCTGGCGGCCGCCGAAGCGGCCCATGACGGCACCGCCCTGGCGCGCCTGCATGCCGAGCTGGACAGCGCCGACGGCTATACCGCCGATGCGCGAGCGCGCAAGTTGCTGGCCGGCCTGGGTTTCAGCAACGAACAGATGGACCGTCAGGTCGGCGATTTTTCCGGGGGCTGGCGGATGCGCCTGAACCTGGCGCAGGCGTTGATGTGCCCATCGGACCTGCTGCTGCTCGACGAACCGACCAACCACCTGGATCTCGATGCGATCCTCTGGCTGGAAGACTGGCTCAAGGGCTACCCCGGTACCCTGCTGCTGATTTCCCACGACCGCGATTTCCTCGATGCGGTGGTCGACCATGTGGCTCATGTCGACCAGCGCAAGCTCACGCTCTACCGCGGTGGCTACAGTGCCTTCGAGCGGGCCCGTGCCGAACGCCTGGCGCAACAGCAGCAAGCCTACGAGAAGCAGCAGGCGCAACGTGCGCACATGGAAAAGTACATCGCGCGCTTCAAGGCCCAGGCCACCAAGGCCCGTCAGGCCCAGAGCCGAATCAAGGCCCTGGAGCGGATGGAGGAGCTGTCTGCGGCCCACGTCGACTCGCCGTTCGATTTCGTGTTCCGCGAGTCGGAGAAGATCTCCAGCCCGTTGCTCGACCTCTCCGATGCCCGCCTGGGCTACGGCGAAAAGACCGTGCTGGAGAAGGTCAAGCTGCAACTGACCCCGGGTGCGCGCATTGGCCTGCTCGGCCCCAACGGCGCCGGCAAGTCGACCCTGATCAAGAACCTCTCCGGCGAGCTGTCGCCGCTGGGCGGCCGCCTGACCCGTGGCGAGAATACCGTGGTCGGCTACTTCGCCCAGCATCAGTTGGATTCGCTCGACGCCAAGGCCAGCCCGTTGTTGCATCTGCAGCGCCTGGCGCCGACCGAGCGCGAGCAGACCTTGCGCGACTTCCTCGGTGGTTTCGATTTCCGTGGCGCGCGGATCGATGAGCCGGTGCTGAATTTCTCCGGTGGCGAAAAGGCGCGCCTGGCGCTGGCGCTGATCGCCTGGGGGCGGCCGAACCTGTTGCTGCTCGACGAACCGACCAACCACCTGGACCTGGAAATGCGCCTGGCGCTGACCATGGCCCTGCAAGAGTTCAGCGGTGCAGTGCTGGTGGTCTCTCACGATCGCCACCTGCTCAAGAGCACCACCGACAACTTCTTCCTGGTGGCCGACGGCAAGGTCGAAGAGTTCGACGGTGACCTGGACGACTACGCCCGCTGGCTGGTGGACTACCGCCTGCGCAACGCGCCGGCCAGCACCGGCCCGGTCAACCCGGACAAGACCGACAAGAAGGCCCAGCGCCAGGCGGCGGCCGCCCTGCGCCAGCAACTGGCGCCGCACAAGCGTGCAGCCGACAAGCTGGAAAGCGAGCTGGGCAAGGTCCACGAGCGGCTGGCGCAGATCGAGACCAGCCTTGGCGACAGTGGCCTCTACGAGGCGGCGCGCAAGGACGAACTGCGCGACCTGCTGGCCGAACAAGCCCGGCTGAAGGTGCGCGAAGGCGAGCTGGAAGAAGCCTGGATGGAAGCCCTGGAGTTGCTGGAAAGCATGCAGGCGGAACTGGAAGCCTTGTCCTGA
- a CDS encoding TIGR02444 family protein: MPSDLWSFTLKTYARPGVEKACLDLQAAGANVCLLLCAAWLGARGVACDPQRLQQLRALGQPWHDEVVRPLRQLRTQWRPAAAIDPELASLRERVKALELEAERQLLVRLEALAGEWPGDEAQDLMSWLEGLAAEAANLNRDALQALRVAVTDA; encoded by the coding sequence ATGCCCTCTGACCTGTGGAGTTTCACCCTCAAGACCTACGCCCGCCCGGGCGTCGAAAAGGCTTGCCTGGACCTTCAGGCGGCCGGGGCCAATGTCTGTCTTTTGCTCTGTGCGGCCTGGCTGGGCGCACGCGGTGTGGCCTGCGATCCTCAACGCCTGCAACAGCTGCGGGCCCTGGGCCAACCCTGGCACGACGAAGTCGTCAGGCCGCTGCGGCAGCTGCGCACGCAATGGCGGCCGGCCGCGGCGATCGATCCGGAACTGGCAAGCCTGCGCGAGCGGGTCAAGGCATTGGAACTGGAGGCAGAACGGCAACTGCTGGTGCGCCTGGAAGCGCTGGCGGGGGAATGGCCGGGAGATGAAGCGCAAGATCTGATGAGCTGGCTGGAAGGACTGGCGGCCGAAGCCGCCAACCTCAACCGCGACGCGCTGCAGGCGCTGCGCGTCGCGGTGACCGACGCTTAG
- a CDS encoding AlgP family protein, whose product MSANKKPVNTPLHLLQQLSSSLLEHLENACSQALADAEKLLAKLEKQRGKAQEKLHKSRTKLQDAAAAGKAKAQAKAKDAVKELEDLLDALKTRQSETRAYILQLKRDAQESLKLAQGVGRVKEAAAKVLSTRSAKPAAAPAQKAAAKPAAKAPAKPAAKAPVKAASKPAAKPAAKPAAKTAAAKPAAAKPAAKPAAAKAPAKPAAKPAAKPVAKTAAAKPAAAKPAAKPVAKPAAKPAAKTAAAKPAAAKPAAKPVAAKTAAKPAAKPAAAKASVKAAAKPAAKPAAKPAAAKPATSSAAKPAAAKPAAAKPAAKPAAKPAAKPAAKPAAKKPVAAKPAAKPATAPAAAKPATPAAPAAKPAAAAPSSAPAASTAATPAPTASVSTTPTSAS is encoded by the coding sequence ATGTCGGCCAATAAGAAGCCTGTAAATACTCCGTTGCACTTGCTCCAACAGCTTTCGAGCAGCCTGCTCGAGCACTTGGAAAATGCTTGTTCCCAAGCCTTGGCTGATGCTGAGAAATTGCTCGCCAAACTGGAAAAGCAACGCGGTAAGGCACAGGAAAAACTGCACAAGTCGCGCACCAAACTGCAGGACGCCGCGGCGGCCGGCAAGGCCAAGGCGCAAGCCAAGGCCAAGGACGCGGTGAAAGAACTTGAAGACCTGCTCGATGCGCTCAAGACTCGTCAATCCGAAACCCGCGCCTACATTCTGCAACTCAAGCGCGATGCCCAGGAAAGCCTGAAACTGGCCCAGGGTGTGGGTCGTGTGAAAGAGGCTGCAGCCAAGGTGCTGAGCACTCGTTCCGCCAAACCGGCTGCAGCTCCCGCACAGAAAGCCGCGGCCAAGCCAGCGGCCAAAGCGCCTGCCAAGCCTGCCGCCAAGGCACCGGTAAAAGCAGCCAGCAAACCGGCGGCCAAACCCGCTGCCAAGCCAGCCGCAAAAACCGCCGCCGCCAAACCCGCGGCTGCCAAGCCGGCCGCTAAACCAGCTGCTGCAAAAGCCCCCGCTAAACCTGCTGCCAAGCCGGCTGCCAAACCTGTTGCGAAAACCGCGGCGGCCAAACCGGCTGCAGCGAAACCCGCAGCCAAGCCTGTGGCCAAACCTGCCGCCAAGCCTGCCGCTAAAACTGCAGCGGCCAAACCTGCTGCCGCCAAGCCTGCGGCCAAACCGGTCGCGGCAAAAACCGCTGCGAAACCTGCGGCGAAACCGGCTGCGGCAAAAGCTTCGGTGAAGGCTGCAGCGAAACCCGCGGCCAAGCCTGCAGCCAAACCCGCAGCTGCCAAGCCGGCTACCTCCAGCGCGGCCAAGCCGGCAGCAGCGAAACCTGCCGCAGCAAAACCGGCTGCCAAGCCAGCGGCGAAACCTGCTGCCAAACCAGCTGCCAAGCCTGCCGCGAAGAAGCCTGTCGCTGCCAAGCCTGCGGCCAAACCGGCAACCGCTCCAGCGGCCGCCAAGCCTGCCACTCCAGCGGCTCCAGCAGCCAAACCTGCTGCTGCGGCACCTTCGTCGGCTCCAGCAGCGTCCACCGCGGCCACTCCAGCGCCGACCGCTTCTGTCAGCACCACGCCAACCAGCGCTTCCTAA